GCGCGGATGACGTGCGACGGGCCGCGCTATCCTGCGGGTTTCCCAACCTCGGAATCGTAGCGATGCGTGCAGCCCTGCTGATCCTGCTTGGCCTGGTGATCGGTGTGATCGGCACGGCCAACGTGATGAATGCGCTGGCCGCGCGCAACCCGATGCCGAAGGCGGTGATGGAAACCATGGGCTACCACGTGGGTGAACTGAAGAACGCGATCAAGGCGAAGCAGTGCGACCCGGCGAAGGTGCAACATCACCTGGCCCGCCTGGAGTCCACCGCCAGCGACGTCATGCCGGTGTTCGGCATCGACGAAAAGGCCTTCACCGACGATGCCACCCAGTTGCAGGAACGCCTGCACCAGGCCGTGCAGGCCGCGCCAGCGAGCTGCGAAGCGGTGACGGCCGCGATCGAGCCGGTCGGCGAGACCTGCAAGAGCTGCCACCAGCAGTACCGCTGAGGCGAAGAGCACCCCACCCCGGCCCTCCCCTGCGAGCAGGGGAGGGAGAAAATCGTCAGAAGCGGATCCTGCCGCGCAGCATCTGGCCGTACATCACCCAGTCGCCCATCAGGCTGTACAGCGGGTGTTTGAACGTGGCCGGGCGGTTCTTCTCGAACGCGAAGTGACCGATCCAGGCAAAGCCATAGCCGAACACCGGCGCCAGCCACAGCCAGCGCAGCTGACCACTTGCCAGGGCCAGCACGATCACCGCCAGCACCAGCGTGCTGCCGATGAAGTGCATCCGGCGGCAAATGCGGTTGCCGTGCTCGCTGAGGTAGAACGGATAGAACTCGGTGAAGCTGCTGTAGCCGGACATGTTTCTGCTCCGCGGCGGGACGCGCCGATTCTGCCACTCAACCGATCCGTGCGCGCTGTAGGGCGGGCACTGCCCGCCGGCCTTTGCCTTGTTGAAGCCGAGAGCGGCGGACAGTGTCCGCCCTACGAGGCAAGGCAATCCGCGTGCGCCTACTCCGGCAGCGGGATGAATTCCTTGTCGTCGCCGGCCACTTTCGGGAAGCGCCCCTCGCGCCAGTCGGCCTTGGCCTGCTCGATGCGCTCGCGCGTGCTGGCCACGAAGTTCCACCACAGGTGCCGTTCGCCATCCAGCGGCGCGCCGCCGAACAACATCAGGCGGCTGGCCTCGTGCGCACGCAGCGTCGGCGCCGACGGGCCGGCCTGCACCGCCATCTGCTGCGCGCCAATCTCCAGCTCGCCCCAGCGCACCGCGCCCTCGACCACATGCACACCGCGCTCGGCGTGTTCCGGCGGCAACGCCAGTTCGGCGCCGGCCTCCAGCCGCACTTCGAGGAAAAACATCGGCGCGAACACCTTCACCGGCGAACGTTCGCCGTAGGCAGTCCCCGCGATCAACACCGCCTCGACGCCGGACTGGCGAATCCGCGGCAACGCGTCGCTGTCGTGATGGTGGAATTCCGGCGCCACCTCGGCGTCGGCCTGTGGCAGCGCCACCCAGACCTGGATGCCATGCAACAGCTGGCTGCCCTGACGCGCCTCCGGCGGCGTGCGCTCGGAATGGGCAATGCCATGGCCGGCGGTCATCCAGTTCACCGCGCCGGGGTGGATATCGGCCAGGCTGCCAATGCTGTCGCGATGGCGGATCACGCCGTCGAACAGCCAGGTCACCGTAGCCAGGCCGATGTGCGGATGCGGCCGCACGTTCATGCCGTTGCCGGCGGCAAAGGTGACCGGCCCCATGTGGTCGTAGAACACGAACGGGCCGACGTGCCGCGCCAGCAATACCGGCAGCATGCGGCGCACCATGAAGCCGTCGCCGAGGTCATGCAGACGGGTACCTTCGATCAGGGCAGGTGCAGCGTCCATCACGTTCTCCTCGATGATTACCAGGCCCGCTGATATTGCACTGGCGGGTCGATCTTCGCACCCAGCCGCTGTGCCGCGCGCCGCGGGAAGTACGGGTCGCGCAGGCTCTCGCGCGCAATCAGCACCACGTCGGCCTCGCCGGTGGCGACGATCTGTGCGGCCTGCTCCGCGCCGGTGATCAACCCCACCGCACCGGTGGCGACACCGGCCTCGCGGCGGATCTGCCCGGCGAACGGCACCTGGTAACCCGGCCCCAGCGGAATCTTCGCGTGCGGCACCAGGCCGCCGCTGGAGACGTCGATCAGGTCCACGCCCAGCGCCCGCACCTGGCGCGCCAGCTCCACGCTTTCCGCCGCCGTCCAGCCGCCGTCGGCCCAGTCCGTCGCCGAGATGCGCAGCCACAACGGCAGTTCGGCCGGCCACGCCTCGCGCACGGCAGCAAGCACCTCGCGCAGCAGCCGGGTACGGTTGTCGAAGCTGCCGCCATAGCGATCGTCACGCCGGTTACTCAGCGGCGACAGGAACTGGTGCAGCAGGTAGCCGTGCGCGGCGTGCACTTCAACCAGCTCGAAGCCCGCCGCCAGCGCGCGCCGGGTGGTTTCGCGAAAATCCGCGATCACCGTCTGGACGCCGGCCTCGTCCAGCGCCTGCGGAACCTGCCAGCCGTCGTCGAACGGCAGCGCCGAGGGCGCCACGATGCGCCAGTCGCCCTGTCCGCTCGGCACCGGGCCGTGCCCTTCCCACGGCCGCAGCGTGCTGGCCTTGCGCCCGGCGTGCGCCAGTTGCACGCCGGCGACCGCGCCATGCGCCTTGATGAAGCGGGTGATCGGCTGCCAGGCGTCCACCTGGGTCTGGTTCCACAGGCCGGTGTCCTGCGGCGAGATGCGGCCTTCGGCGGAGACCGCGGTGGCCTCGGCGATCACCGCCCCCGCGCCGCCCACCGCGCGGCTTCCAAGGTGCACCAGGTGCCAGTCGTTCGGCACGCCGTCGACGGCGGAGTATTCGCACATCGGCGAGACCACCAGGCGGTTGCGCAGGCTCAGGCTGCGCTGGGTGAACGGATCGAACAGTTTCATAGGGGGTATCCGGTGACGTGGGTACCTCGACATGCAGTCGGGCCCGCGCCGAATCAACCCGCCGCGCTGTCGCCTGCGACAAACGCTGCGTCCGGCGCGGCCAGCCAGTCGGCAATGCGCGCGGCGACCGGCACGGGCGTCCCCATCCAGCCGAAATGGTCGGCCGGCTGGCCGCCGAGGTCGTCGCGTGCGATCGTTTCCACGCGCCGTGCGCCCGGCCCCAGCTTGCCCAGCAGCCACTCCAGCGACGCCGCTGGACCCAGCCAGTCCTCCTGCAGCCGCAGCGCCAGCAACGGCAATGGCAGCGCGGCCAGCTGACGTTCGAAATCCTGCGTCATCCCGCTCGCCGCGTAGCGGCCAGTGCGCCCGCTGCGCGCCCAGTCGGCGATCACCCCGCGCGCCTCGTTGCCGCCGAAGCCGAGCCGCCGTCCGGGCAGGTAACCCATCAGCCCGGCCAGCAGGGGCGCCAGCACATAAGCCTGCCGAATCAGCCCGCCATGCCGGAAGCATCGCCAGTACGGCGAACCGCTGGCCACCAGCAGCAAGCCAGTGAAGTCGCACGGATGCAGGCTGGCGTAGAGCAGGCCGAGCTGGCCGCCCAGGCTGTGCCCGCCGAGCAGGCAGCTCGCCTGCGGCCAGCGCTGGCGCACGGTGGCTAGGCCAGCGGGCAGGTCGTCCTGCAGCAACTGGCGATAACCCCAGTTGCTACCACGGCCGGCGCGTCGGTCGCTGGAGCCGATGCCACGCCACTCGTGCAGCACCACCGCGATGCCCCGCGCCGCCAGCGCTTGCGCCAGCGGCAGGTAATGCCGGGCCGGTATGCCCATCGCCGGAATCCAGTACAGCAGGCGCTGCCAAGCCGCGGCCGGACACACGGCCAGCAGTTCGAAA
This genomic stretch from Rhodanobacter thiooxydans harbors:
- a CDS encoding cytochrome c, whose amino-acid sequence is MRAALLILLGLVIGVIGTANVMNALAARNPMPKAVMETMGYHVGELKNAIKAKQCDPAKVQHHLARLESTASDVMPVFGIDEKAFTDDATQLQERLHQAVQAAPASCEAVTAAIEPVGETCKSCHQQYR
- a CDS encoding DUF962 domain-containing protein, producing MSGYSSFTEFYPFYLSEHGNRICRRMHFIGSTLVLAVIVLALASGQLRWLWLAPVFGYGFAWIGHFAFEKNRPATFKHPLYSLMGDWVMYGQMLRGRIRF
- a CDS encoding pirin family protein, which translates into the protein MDAAPALIEGTRLHDLGDGFMVRRMLPVLLARHVGPFVFYDHMGPVTFAAGNGMNVRPHPHIGLATVTWLFDGVIRHRDSIGSLADIHPGAVNWMTAGHGIAHSERTPPEARQGSQLLHGIQVWVALPQADAEVAPEFHHHDSDALPRIRQSGVEAVLIAGTAYGERSPVKVFAPMFFLEVRLEAGAELALPPEHAERGVHVVEGAVRWGELEIGAQQMAVQAGPSAPTLRAHEASRLMLFGGAPLDGERHLWWNFVASTRERIEQAKADWREGRFPKVAGDDKEFIPLPE
- a CDS encoding NADH:flavin oxidoreductase/NADH oxidase, encoding MKLFDPFTQRSLSLRNRLVVSPMCEYSAVDGVPNDWHLVHLGSRAVGGAGAVIAEATAVSAEGRISPQDTGLWNQTQVDAWQPITRFIKAHGAVAGVQLAHAGRKASTLRPWEGHGPVPSGQGDWRIVAPSALPFDDGWQVPQALDEAGVQTVIADFRETTRRALAAGFELVEVHAAHGYLLHQFLSPLSNRRDDRYGGSFDNRTRLLREVLAAVREAWPAELPLWLRISATDWADGGWTAAESVELARQVRALGVDLIDVSSGGLVPHAKIPLGPGYQVPFAGQIRREAGVATGAVGLITGAEQAAQIVATGEADVVLIARESLRDPYFPRRAAQRLGAKIDPPVQYQRAW
- a CDS encoding alpha/beta hydrolase family protein gives rise to the protein MADPSIDSIPAAAESLVLPATAADGARFELLAVCPAAAWQRLLYWIPAMGIPARHYLPLAQALAARGIAVVLHEWRGIGSSDRRAGRGSNWGYRQLLQDDLPAGLATVRQRWPQASCLLGGHSLGGQLGLLYASLHPCDFTGLLLVASGSPYWRCFRHGGLIRQAYVLAPLLAGLMGYLPGRRLGFGGNEARGVIADWARSGRTGRYAASGMTQDFERQLAALPLPLLALRLQEDWLGPAASLEWLLGKLGPGARRVETIARDDLGGQPADHFGWMGTPVPVAARIADWLAAPDAAFVAGDSAAG